In Lodderomyces elongisporus chromosome 1, complete sequence, a genomic segment contains:
- the TRM13 gene encoding tRNA:m4X modification enzyme yields the protein MSETKSVQPNPRKKQKVEKTKNADGTVLYYCEYVSPKDNKKCRLMRKKSNKYCAEHILHQQVPKDASNSSNSLTLERVPCPLDPNHTIWKSELDTHVLKCNARPKENRDPWFELNYNSRLQSGGRQRTQKGDNDNFELADDFTITESKVLSIINGLEFPALELRVCEHKGLKPHLEERTFQKHILQQSSLIGNLKRLDMLSQEFFYMEFGCGKGELSRYINQCILEDVKGGKHQKKMEEKNSIKNGEGSHYGYGLIDRGKNRLKADSKIITDSESSESSQILPQIKRSKIDIKDLNVSKFLEDVDYKNVVTVSKHLCGAATDLTLKSLLNSDLFSKDKFAGVLIAMCCRHVCSHDQLLPQSKKYLFDHGFESKQSFNVLKKIVSWAVDAKDDKPTRTKFNEGDESNESNESNGRTETNARNENNKVNAIDENHPSGLTSKQRQEYGLKARRIIDESRAFAMRSILGEDYNVELFWYIDDNITLENVCLSIVKQKNRMQKNRKGEQHQL from the coding sequence ATGTCGGAGACTAAATCAGTCCAACCAAACCCTAGAAAGAAGCAGAAAGTCgagaaaaccaaaaatgcAGATGGGACTGTACTCTACTATTGTGAATATGTTCTGCCAAAGGATAACAAAAAATGTCGGTTGATGAGAAAGAAGTCAAACAAGTATTGTGCAGAACACATTCTTCATCAGCAAGTACCAAAAGACGCATCTAATTCATCTAATTCACTTACTCTAGAAAGAGTCCCTTGTCCACTTGATCCAAATCATACAATTTGGAAATCTGAGTTGGACACGCATGTACTCAAATGTAATGCAagaccaaaagaaaaccgTGACCCGTGGTTCGAACTCAATTACAATTCGCGACTACAAAGTGGCGGGAGACAAAGAACTCAAAAAGGTGATAATGACAACTTTGAACTTGCTGATGATTTTACCATAACTGAAAGTAAAGTTTTATCTATTATTAATGGTTTGGAGTTTCCAGCACTCGAGCTTCGAGTTTGTGAACATAAAGGGTTGAAACCTCATTTGGAAGAGAGGACATTCCAAAAACACATATTGCAGCAATCTTCACTTATTGGGAATTTGAAGAGGCTTGATATGCTTTCACAAGAGTTTTTTTATATGGAATTCGGTTGCGGGAAAGGAGAACTTTCTAGATATATCAACCAATGCATATTGGAAGATGTCAAGGGCGGAAAacatcaaaagaaaatggaagaGAAGAACTCAATTAAAAATGGTGAAGGTTCACATTATGGATATGGACTTATTGATAGAGGTAAAAATCGACTAAAAGCCGACTCCAAGATTATTACAGATTCCGAAAGCTCCGAAAGCTCTCAAATTTTGCCGCAAATAAAGAGGAGTAAAATAGATATTAAAGATCTTAATGTATCTAAATTCCTTGAAGATGTCGACTATAAAAATGTGGTTACCGTTTCAAAACATTTATGTGGTGCAGCAACAGACCTTACATTAAAACTGTTGCTCAACTCGGACCTATTTTCAAAGGACAAATTTGCCGGGGTATTGATAGCAATGTGTTGTCGTCATGTTTGCTCACATGACCAGTTGCTTCCTCAGTCTAAAAAGTATCTTTTTGATCACGGCTTTGAGTCCAAACAATCATTTAATGTacttaaaaaaattgtgtCGTGGGCAGTGGATGCGAAAGATGATAAACCCACTAGAACTAAATTTAATGAAGGTGATGAGAGTAATGAGAGTAATGAGAGTAACGGAAGAACTGAAACAAATGcaagaaatgaaaacaataaagtCAACGCAATTGATGAGAATCATCCCTCGGGTCTCACTAGCAAGCAAAGACAGGAGTACGGATTAAAAGCTAGGCGGATCATTGACGAAAGCAGAGCTTTTGCTATGAGGTCAATTCTTGGTGAGGATTACAATGTAGAATTATTTTGGTACATCGACGATAACATAACGTTAGAGAATGTTTGCTTGTCAATtgtcaaacaaaaaaacagaatgcaaaaaaatagaaaaggaGAACAGCATCAATTGTGA
- the TMA19 gene encoding Ribosome associating protein (BUSCO:EOG09264U81): protein MIIYQDVISGDELLSDAYDVKLVDDAVYEADCQMVTVGNGDIDIGANPSAEDAEEGLEDGAETVNNVVYSFRLQQTQFDKKSFTTYIKGYMKKVKAYLAEHDPEAVEVFEKGATKYVKKVLGSFGDWDFYTGESMDPDAMIVLLNYREDGTTPYVAIWKHGVKENKI, encoded by the coding sequence ATGATTATTTACCAAGACGTTATCTCAGGCGATGAATTGCTTTCTGACGCTTACGATGTTAAATTAGTTGACGACGCTGTCTACGAAGCCGACTGTCAAATGGTCACTGTTGGTAATGGTGACATTGATATTGGTGCTAACCCATCAGCTGAAGATGCTGAAGAAGGTTTGGAAGATGGTGCTGAGACCGTTAACAACGTTGTTTACTCTTTCAGATTGCAACAAACCCAATTCGACAAAAAATCATTCACTACATACATCAAGGGTTACATGAAGAAAGTCAAGGCTTACTTGGCTGAGCACGACCCAGAAGCTGTTGAAGTTTTCGAGAAGGGTGCTACTAAATACGTCAAGAAAGTCTTGGGCTCATTCGGTGACTGGGACTTCTACACTGGTGAATCAATGGACCCAGATGCTATGATTGTCTTGTTGAACTACAGAGAAGACGGTACCACTCCATACGTTGCTATCTGGAAACACGGTGTCAAGGAAAACAAGATCTAa